Proteins encoded within one genomic window of Polaribacter sp. NJDZ03:
- a CDS encoding heme NO-binding domain-containing protein: MKGIVFTEFLDLVEEKFGLEMVDKIIYQSELASEGIYTSVGTYSFSEMLQLVTNLSDNTGISTDDLLLVYAEHFFGMIERSYPGLLATYNDPIEMLASIENHIHVEVQKIYPEAELPTFIVEQKTENSLTMVYKSSRAMHHFGLGLMNKTFEHFNTEASIVLEKIKEDGTEVRFIVNKK; encoded by the coding sequence ATGAAAGGAATAGTTTTTACTGAGTTTTTAGATTTAGTTGAAGAAAAGTTTGGGTTAGAAATGGTAGATAAAATTATTTATCAGTCAGAATTAGCTTCAGAAGGAATTTATACTTCTGTTGGTACTTATAGCTTTTCTGAGATGTTACAATTAGTTACAAACCTTAGTGATAACACAGGTATTTCTACAGATGATTTGCTATTAGTATATGCAGAACACTTTTTTGGAATGATAGAAAGAAGCTATCCAGGTCTTTTAGCAACCTATAATGACCCCATAGAAATGTTAGCTTCCATTGAAAACCATATACATGTGGAGGTTCAAAAAATCTATCCAGAAGCAGAACTACCAACTTTTATAGTAGAACAAAAAACAGAAAACTCTTTAACAATGGTGTACAAATCTAGTAGAGCAATGCACCATTTTGGATTAGGATTAATGAATAAAACTTTTGAGCACTTTAATACAGAAGCCTCTATAGTTTTAGAAAAAATTAAAGAAGATGGTACAGAGGTAAGGTTTATTGTTAATAAAAAATAA
- a CDS encoding response regulator, with the protein MSKNLKILLIEDNLIEIMKMKRTLSLLKLEHTIQEAKNGEEAIDILQEKGNFPDLILLDLNMPKMSGIEFLSILKNNKDIQHIPTVILTTSDNQKDLEECYKIGVSGYILKPLKYDDYVKKIETVLSYWSMNELKKY; encoded by the coding sequence ATGTCTAAGAACTTAAAAATATTGTTGATTGAAGATAATCTAATTGAAATTATGAAAATGAAGAGAACTCTTTCATTGTTAAAATTAGAGCATACAATACAAGAAGCTAAAAATGGTGAAGAAGCAATAGATATTTTACAAGAAAAAGGTAATTTTCCTGATTTAATTTTATTAGATTTAAACATGCCAAAAATGAGTGGTATAGAATTTCTATCAATCTTAAAAAATAATAAAGACATACAACATATTCCTACGGTTATATTAACTACTTCAGATAATCAAAAAGATTTAGAAGAATGTTATAAAATAGGTGTTTCTGGTTATATTTTAAAACCTCTAAAATATGATGATTATGTTAAAAAAATTGAAACAGTATTATCTTATTGGAGTATGAATGAATTAAAAAAATACTAA
- a CDS encoding bifunctional 4-hydroxy-2-oxoglutarate aldolase/2-dehydro-3-deoxy-phosphogluconate aldolase, with amino-acid sequence MAQFSRLEVAQVMKETGMIPLFFHNDIELSKKVLKACYDGGARLMEFTARGDFAHEVFGALTKYAIAELPGMIMGVGSVTDAGAASLYMALGANFIVTPVLREDIAIACNRKKVLWSPGCGTLTEITRAEELGCEIVKLFPGDIYGPQFVKGVKGPQPWTSLMPTGGVSPTEENLKGWFDAGVTCVGMGSKLISKEIIANEDYAKLEKDVRAALAIVKAVRK; translated from the coding sequence ATGGCACAATTTTCAAGATTAGAAGTAGCACAAGTAATGAAAGAAACAGGAATGATTCCTTTATTTTTTCATAACGATATAGAATTAAGTAAAAAAGTATTAAAAGCATGTTACGATGGTGGCGCTCGTTTAATGGAGTTTACAGCACGTGGAGATTTCGCTCACGAAGTTTTTGGAGCGTTAACTAAATATGCTATTGCAGAATTACCAGGTATGATAATGGGTGTAGGTTCTGTTACAGATGCAGGAGCAGCTTCATTATATATGGCATTAGGAGCAAACTTTATTGTAACTCCTGTTTTAAGAGAAGATATTGCAATTGCTTGTAACCGTAAAAAAGTATTATGGTCTCCTGGTTGTGGTACTTTAACAGAAATTACTAGAGCAGAAGAATTAGGGTGTGAAATAGTAAAATTATTTCCTGGTGATATTTATGGACCACAATTTGTAAAAGGAGTAAAAGGACCTCAACCTTGGACCAGCTTAATGCCTACAGGTGGAGTTTCACCAACAGAAGAAAACTTAAAAGGTTGGTTTGATGCAGGTGTAACTTGTGTTGGAATGGGGTCTAAATTAATTTCGAAAGAAATTATTGCGAACGAAGATTATGCAAAATTAGAAAAAGATGTGAGAGCAGCTTTAGCTATTGTTAAAGCAGTAAGAAAATAG